The sequence below is a genomic window from Flavobacterium lipolyticum.
TTGATAATGCTTTGAAAACCATCTGAGATCTCGGCTTCAATCTGCATTTTACCTGATTTTCCTTTTTTAGTCGTAATCAGGATAACTCCATTTGCGCCTCTCGAACCATAAATAGCGGTAGAGGAGGCATCTTTTAGAATTTGAATGTTTTCAATGTCGTTCGGACTGATAGAGGCTCCTGTGCTGGTAATGAAACCGTCTACAACATACAAAGGCGAATTAGAATTGTTAAGAGAATTTCCACCTCTAATAACAATCGAAGGATTGGTTCCCGGAGCGTAGCTGTTTTGCTGTACCTGAACTCCCGAAGCACGCCCTTGCAGAGCCTGACCAACATTCGAAATAGTACCTCCTAAGTTTAAGTTGTCTTTGCCAATAGAACTCACAGAACCGGTAAGGTCTTTTTTCTTGGCTTTTCCGTATCCTATAACTATTTCTTCTAATTTTTGTCCCGCCTCTTTGAGAACAATTTTTAAAGGCGAACTTCCAACGGTTACTTCCTGATCTTCCATACCAACGTAGGAAATGATAAGTTTCGTTACATTATCAGCGACAGTAATGGCAAAACTTCCGTCTGCATCTGTCTGCACTCCGGTACGGCTTCCTTTTACAACAACATTTGCTCCGGCGATAGGAAGTCCGTTTTGATCGGTTACTTTACCCTTGACTGTTTTTTCAAAAAAGAATGCAATATCAGTTCTGCGATTTATTCTTACGGCTGAGGTTGCTGAAACCTGGACGGTAAAAACGAATACTAAAAAAAGGGTGAGTTTAATCTCTGTACCGTGAAGATTTTTTAGCCTAAAATCTTCGGGTCTTTTTTTGGTTAAAAATTTCATACTTAAAAATTGAGTTTGGTTAATGTTTATTTGTTTTTTTTCGTTTGTAAGCTTTTGGAATTCTTTTTTGAGATAATTTTTGATTTATAATTTATCTTCTGACGAAATGGTTTAAAAACAACTGCCGTTCTGTTTTACTCTTTTTGTATGTGGTATTTTTTTAGTTTTTCTGTTTTTTTGGGGAGGTGAAAAACGACTGAAAAATGTATTAATTAACTTGGTTTTAAGATTATTATGAAACGAATCTATAGATTATATTTTTATAAAACAAGAAAAATGAATAAAAATGTGCTCGAACACATTAAAAAAATGTTCTCGAGCACATTTTTTTGATCAAAACATTTTTTTTTACTTAAATTTGTGTGATTTTAATGGAATAGGGCAGAGGCTGTGATATTTGTAATTTTGATGTATTTTTTAGTTAAATGTGTTTTTGTTGATATATTTATTCTGTTTTTGTTAAAATATATATTGAATTGTTAGTAAGGTCCTTTGTTTGTTGAGAGCTGAAAATGACTTTTAAGGTCTGTTTATGATAAAAAATGAGATATTTTATTTTATTAAATTTTAACCTACATTCATAATTCGAAAAAAATAAAAATCAGACCATAGTTGAAGTCATTTTCAAAGTTTTAAAATGTTAAAAAAATTAACAAAATAAAAATAAAATAGAGTGAAAGAATATCAGGTAGTTTTACAAGATAAAAGTCAGGAAAAAGAAGTGCAAAATCCTATTGTATCATTTTGGGAAAACGCAAATTGCTTCACTGATTTTTGCTCGCCATGGAAAAGTGACCCATTTTCAAAAATAGAATTCAGAGCGTTCTGGGATCTTGAAAATTTCTTTTTTAATTTCAGAGTTTTTGATACCCAAATTTATATCGATCAAAAAGACGATAGTTTTGACAGTATTGGAAATTCAGATCGTGTAGAATTGTTTTTTAGAAGTAATGAATCCTTAGATCCTTATTATTGTCTGGAAATGGATACAGCCGGGCGTTTAATGGATTTTAGAGCTCGTCCCAACAAAGAATTTGATTTTGACTGGAAATGGCCTAAAACCGATTTCGAAATCAAAACCTCAAAAGATGAAATTTCTTTTACAGTTGAAGGACGAATCAGTATAAAATCCTTAGAAGAATTGAATTTAATACACAACAATACTATAGAAGCGGGTGTTTTTAGAGCTAAGTTTTTGGAGAATGAAAATCGGGAGTATGAACCTACCTGGATTTCCTGGGTAAATCCTAATACCGAAACTCCTAATTTTCATATTGCTTCTTCTTTTGGGAAATTTATTTTAATGGAATAGGGGTTTACAGGATGAAATGGTTTTTCCACAGAGTTACACAAAGGAATCACAAAGCTTCACGAAGTTATTTTAAAGTCTTTTTTTGTGTATCTCTGTGTGAGTTTGCTGAAGCAAGGAGTCTTGTGACGGTTAATTTAAATTTTTAAGGATGAGTTGAATTTTAAAAATAATCACGCAAAGGCACTAAGTTGCAAAGTTTTTTATACGTGATGCTTGTTGTTTTTATTTATATGTTTCGTTCCTGTGGAATTTTTATAGTACGAAGTTTCGTTTTTAACAAATTTATATTGTTTTAGATTAAGAAAGATCTATAAAATCTGCCAGATCTGTTGGAAAGAAAATTGTAAAGAATCGATATGAAAAAAAACTTGTAACTTGTTTGTAATCATTAGTTTGATTTAAGGGATATCCGCGTAAATCTGCTTAAATCAGTCAAATCTGCGTGAAAAAACAAAGATTCAATACGGTAAGCCTAACAGTACACAGATGACACTGGTTCGCTTTGCGAAGACGCGGATTAACACGGATTTTTTGCTTGTTTTATGAGTTCTTGAAATAGCTCGCTGCTTTTTAAGAACTCTGTGAAATGCTTAGTCAGCAAAGATTTTTAAAACATTTTTTGTGTATCTCTGTGTAACCTTATGTGTAACTCTGTGGAATTTACCGACAATCCAGTGTTATTTAGGAAACGTAAAAAGAAGCATTCTCCACATTAATAATATCTATTGGAAGTAAAATCGTTTCCGGAATATCTTTTCGGAATAAAAAGTGTTCAACCAAAGTACTCACGCCTAAATAAGCCTGTCGTTTTTGATTTTGATGAATTAAAAAATGAACCAATCCCTGATTCAGGAAATTCACATTTTTTTCCACTAAATCATAACCGATAATCGCAATCTTTTTATCTTTTACCGTAGACAGTATAGAGGCAATTTGGTACGCTTTTGAGGTCGTGATAAAAATACCTTTCAGATTTGGATTTTCGTCTAAAAATGCAGAAAATTTAGTTTCCACATTCTGATGTTTTAATTTTAGAGTGGTAAGTGAAAAACCACTGATCTTTTTCTCATCAAAGTAACTTTTAAAGCCTTTTTCTTTTTCCTGCATGTGTACCGCATTTTTAAGGCTTTCGTCAATATGTATGATGGCGATCTGACCTTCTGTTAAAATCAGATTCATTAGGCTGGCAGCTACACGACCACTTTTATGCAAATCCTGTCCAACAAAACTTTTTATGGATTCACCTTCAATTTGGTTGTTGAAGGTGTTTACGATGATGTTTAAATCGTCATATTGCTTTACAATTTCTACCGTTTCTTTGTGAAACAATGGAGCAATTAAAACAGCATCAGGCGATTTTTGGATAATAATATCATGAGCACTTAAGAACGATTTGGTACTTTCCGGATTAAAGAAGTGTGTTTCAATAATAACACTATACGCTTTAAATTCGGTTTTAGCATCCTGGATTCCATTAATGCAGGGAAGCCAGTACGGGTCAATTTCCGGATCAGGCAGTAAAACACAAATTCTGTAAACTTTGGTGTTCTTTAAATTTCGTGCAATTAAGTTCGGTTCGTAATTAATGACGTTTAAAACTTCATTTATTTTGTCCAGTGCTGTAGGAGAAACTTTTCCTCTGTTATGCAAAACCCTGTCGACAGTCCCTTTCGAAACTCCGGCCATTTTTGCTATATCCTTAATGGTGTACTTTTTATCCATATTGGCAAATATAGAAACTTTGATTTGATTATTTAAAAATCCTGTAAGAATTAATTAGTGTGCTCGAGAACATTTTAATAGTGTGTTCGAGCACATTTTTTTGTTTTTTCTTGTTTTATAAAAATATAATCAATAGTTTCGTAGAATCAAAATCAAAAGAATAAGACCAATTTTTAACCAAGTTTCATTGTAATGTTTTGTTTTACAGTGTTTTATTATAAAATTTTCAAGTGAAAAAAATTACCTCATTAGCCCCGGGCAGAACCTGTCTCTTTGGAGATCATCAGGATTATTTAGGATTGCCGGTTATCGCCTGTGCAATCGATCGGAATATACAACTAATTGCCGAACAAAATCTGACTCAGACCTTTGTTTTAAATATGATTGATATTAATGAGATTCGTACCATTGATATTGACGCCACTTTCGACAAATTAGAACCCAGAGATTATTTTGCCTCCTCCTTACGTGTATTGCGCAGGTACGGCTGTGTGCCAAACGTTGGATACGACATTACTATTACGGGAGATATTCCAATAAACTCCGGAACATCGAGTTCTTCGGCTTTGTTGATGGCATGGATTCGTTTTTTGATCGATGCTTATGGTATTGATCGTGAAGTTACTCCTGAGTTTATTTCCAAATTGGGTTATGAATCTGAAGTATTGGAACATGGAGAACCGGGTGGAATGATGGATCATTTTAGTATTGGGGTGGGGAATATTGTGTACATCAATACCAAAGATCCCTTTTCGTATAAAGTAATAGGAACGAGCTTGAAAGGCCTGATAACAGGAGTTTCGGGAGTTCCAAAAGAAACGATCGGTTTGTTGGGGGAGTTAAAAGGAAATGCTTTAATTTCTATTGATATCGTAAAGCAAAATTTCCCGGATTTTGATCTGCATGCTTCCAAAATAGAAGACCTGGATCGTTACCGAAATTGCTTGCCGGACCGATTGATTCCTTTCTTCGAAGCCGCATTAAAAAACTATCATTATACCAAAGAAGCTCTGAAAGAGTTTGAAAAACCGGTTTTAGATCTTAAAAAAATAGGCGGATTGATGAACCAGCATCATGAAGTTTTACGCGATTTATTAAAAATTACTGTACCGCGAATTGATGCTATGGTCAATGCTGCTTTGCGCGCTGGTGCTTACGGAGCAAAAATTGTAGGTTCAGGCGGAGGAGGAAGTATAGTCGTTATCGCAAATCCGGAAAAAGAAGATTTGGTGATCGAAGCCATTCTCGAAGCAGGAGCTCAGGAAGCCTATGCCGTAGCGGTTGATCCGGGTGTAAGGGTTATTGAAAATGTTGAGGTTTAAGTTGTGAGGTTTAAGTTGTGAGAGGTGAGAGGTGAGAACCTGAAACCTGAAACTTGAAACCTGAAACCTAAAACTTGAAACTTGAAACCTGAAACAATACGCAGTTTTCAGTCGCAGTACACAGTGAAAACTGAGACCGAAAACTGAAAACTGAGACCGAGAACTAAAACTTGAAACAATTCCATACCTAAATAGATTTAAGAAAATTAAAAATGAAAATACATAAATATGCATAACAATTTAGTTATTCTTGCGGGTGGAGCATCCTCGCGCATGAAAAAAGAAGCTATTTCAAACAATTTATCTGCGGAAGAAATTGCGCAGGCAAATGAAAGAAGTAAAGGGCTAATTGGAGTTGGAGCAAGCGGGAGACCTTTGCTGGATTATCTTCTGCTGAACGCTAAAAAAGCAGGATATAAAAACATCTACATTATTATTGGTGAGCAGGGAGAGCTTTTTAAAGAGTTTTACGGCAGTCAGAATACCGATAACGATTTTCACGGACTTACTATTTCATTTGCTGTACAATACATTCCCGAAGGCAGAGTGAAGCCCTTTGGTACTGCCGATGCTTTGTTTCAGGCGGTAGAACAGTTTCCGGAGTTAAACACACAGCAGTATTCGGTTTGCAACAGCGACAACTTGTATTCGGCAGCAGCGTTATTGGCACTTAGAGAGACCAACAGTCCAAATGCGTTTATTGCTTACGATCGTGAAGCTTTGGAATTTCCTTCTGAAAGAATTTCGCGTTTCGCCATTGCTAAATTAGATCAGAACAATCAGTTGTTGGATATTTTAGAAAAACCTTCAGCCGATGTCTTAGCCGACTATAAAGATGTAGAAGGGAAAATCAGAGTGAGTATGAATGCTTTTAAATTCAACGGAAGCACTTTATATACCCATTTGAAAAATTGTCCTGTTCATCCTGAGCGCGACGAAAAAGAGCTGCCTACAGTGCTGTTAAATGCTGTAAAAGAAAATCCAAATACAACAATAGGTATTCCGTTTTCAGAGCATGTTCCGGACCTTACGGCTAAAGAAGATATTGCTGATGTGAAGGAGTATTTGAAGCAATATTATCCGGTTTTAGATTGGAGTATTTAGGAAAAATTAACAAAAAATTGATATCTAATTTACAGATAAGTATAACTTATTAGACTACTTTTGTTTTAAAATTGCAAAAAATACGCACTTAATTGCGGGTAAATTGCGATATATTTGCAAAAAGTGTTGATGTTATTTTAGAGGAATCAAACAACTAATCTATTAACAATCAACCAATAAAATTATGTCAAAAATTGAGACTGCAATACATATAGAAAAGAGGAGTTCAATCATTCCGATGATTATTCTTACCGCGTTATTTTTTATATTGGGATTTGTCACCTGGTTAAACGGACCTTTAATTCCTTTTTTTGAATTAGCGTGCGAGTTGTCTTCTTCTCAGGCTTATTTTGTAACTTTTGCGTTTTATATTGCCTATTTTGTAATGGCAGTTCCTTCGTCGTGGGTCATTGAAAAAGTAGGGTACAAAAATGGTATTTCTTTAGGATTATTAATCATTGCAGCCGGAGCATTTATGTTTTATCCGGCCGCCGAAAGCCGAACCTTTTTACTGTTTTTAATTGCTTTGTTTGTGATGGGAACCGGTCTGGCAATTTTGCAGACGGCTTCCAATCCTTATGTAGTAGTAATTGGACCAAGAGAAAGTGCAGCAGCCAGAATTAGTGTATTGGGAATCGCTAATAAACTGGCAGGTTTTGTAGCGCCATTGCTATTAACAGCATTGGTACTGTCTAATATGCAGGAATTTACAGCAGATAAGATTGCCGTTTTGGACGCCGTTTCAAAAACAAATGCTTTAAATTCACTTGCATTACAATTGCAAAGACCCTATCTTTATATGGGATTGATTATAATGGTTTTAGCGCTTTTGGTAAAACTGTCTCCACTTCCGGAAATTGATTTGGATGAAGAAGGAAATGTAGCGCATCTGAGTATTTTTAAGCAAATTAGAAATGCTTTCAGACGCCCGCAATTGGTTTTAGGAGTAATTACTTTGATGCTGTATTTAGCAGCCGAAGTTCTGGCGGGAGATTCGATTGGAGGATTCGGGAAACAACTAGGCGTATATGGAGTCGAAGGGAATTTTTATTTAAAACTAACTTCGTTTACCATGTCGGCAATGGTTGTAGGGTATATATTAGGGATCACATTAATTCCAAAATACCTTTCACAAGTAACAGCTTTGAAAGGATCCGGAGTTTTGGGAGTCATTTTAGTGTTGGCCATAGTATTGATTTCGCCAAAAATAATGATTCAGTTACCGGGGATTCCAAACTTACCGGTGGTGATACTTTTAGTAGCGTTATTAGGTTTGGCAAACGCACTTTGCTGGCCGGCAATCTGGCCGATGGCATTAGAAGATTTGGGAGGTTATACAAAAATTGGAAGTGCAATTTTGATCATGGGGATCATCGGAGGAGCAATTTTTCCTTTGTTCTACGGAATGATCACAGAAAATATAAATGCAGCAAATACGGCAAATGGTACCGTGGGAGTTTCAAAAAGCGGGAATCAGATTGCTTATTTAATGCTGCTGCCATCCTATTTAATGATCCTTTTTTACGCAGTAAAAGGACATAAATATCGTAAGTGGTAAGATGTAACGAGTAAAATTAAAAAACTATATCATGTTAAAAAGTAAAATCGACAAAGCAACAGGGTTCGAAAAACGTTTCGAAAACATCAATACGGTCGTTTTTGAAAATTCCGGCGATGCATCAAAAGAAGTAGCTCAGGAAATTGCGGCTTTAATTCAATCCAAACAAAAAGAAAACAAACCTTGTATTTTAGGATTAGCAACAGGTTCTTCTCCAAAAGGGCTTTATGCTGAACTGGTTCGTTTACACAAAGAAGAAGGCTTGAGCTTTAAAAATGTAATTAGTTTTAACCTGGATGAATATTATCCAATGGAGCCAAATTCGATCAACAGTTACGTTCGTTTTATGAAAGAATTGCTGTTTGATCATGTCGATATTTTACCTGAAAACTACCACGTTCCGGACGGACTTTTGACCAAAGAACAAATCGCTGATTATTGCCACGATTATGAGGCAAAGATTGAAGCTCTTGGCGGAATCGATTTGCAGATTCTTGGAATTGGAGGTAACGGACATATTGGTTTCAACGAATCGGGATCGTTACAAAACTCTAAAACACGTTTAGTAGCTTTAGATCATATTACCAGAGTTGCAGCAAGTAAAGACTTCTTCGGATTGAGTAATACGCCAAGAACAGCTATAACACTTGGAGTAAAAAAGATTATGGAAGCCAAGCAGGTAATTTTATTGGCTTGGGGAGAAGGAAAATCAAATATTGTAAAGAAATCGGTAGAGGATGAAGTAACCAATCGTGTACCGGCTTCCTTCTTGCAGGAGCATAACAATGCGGTATTTGTTTTAGACAAAGAAGCTTCTTCAAAACTTACCAGAATCAATAAACCATGGTTGGTAGAAAAAGTAGTATGGACGGATAAACTGACTCGTAAAGCCGTTTTGGGATTAGCACTTCAGCTTAAAAAACCAATCTTAATGCTTACCGATGCTGATTATATCGAAAACGGAATGAGCGATTTATTAGCTGATTCAGGTCCTGCATACGATATTAACATTAAAATATTCAACAAACTTCAAAATACAATCACAGGATGGCCAGGTGGTAAGCCGAATGCGGAAGACACCAACCGTCCGGAAAGAGCAGAACCGGCTAAAAAGAGAGTATTGATTTTTAGTCCGCATCCCGATGACGATATCATCAGTATGGGGGGGACTTTCATGCGTTTGCAAGAGCAGGGTCATGAAGTACACGTGGCGTATCAAACCTCCGGGAATATTGCTGTAGCCGATGATGAAGCTTTGCGTTTTGCAAGATTCGTAATTGATTACAATGAAAAATTCGGAATCAAAAGCGAAGAAGCAGACCATATTTACCAAAAAGCAGCGACTTTCTTAATCAATAAAAAGAACAGTGAAATTGATATTCCTGAAGTTCGTTACATCAAAGGATTGATCAGAAAAGGAGAGGCGAGAGCAACCAGTCATTTTGTTGGTTTATCCGATGATCAGATTCATTTTATGGAATTACCATTCTATGAAACCGGAACCATCGAGAAAAAACCAATCGGAAAAGAAGATATTCAATTGACGATGGATTTAATTGAAAAAATCAAACCGCATCAAATTTACGCAGCAGGAGATCTGGCAGATCCACACGGAACACATAAAGTGTGTCTGGATGCTATTTTTGAAGCTGTAAAAGCATTGAAACCAAAATCATTCATGGACGACTGCTGGTTATGGTTATACAGAGGAGCATGGCAGGAATGGGGAATTGACGAAGTGGAAATGGCGGTACCAATGAGCCCTGATCAGGTTTTAGCAAAACGTCACGGTATCTTCAAACACCAGTCTCAAAAAGACGGCGTTGTTTTCCAGGGAACCGATGCCAGAGAATTTTGGCAAAGAGCCGAAGACCGAAATGCCGAAACAGCTGCTTTATACCAACAGTTAGGTTTAGCCACCTATGCTGCGATGGAAGCTTTCGTGAGATGGCATTACTAAGGTTCAAAGGAGCAAAGGTCCTGAGGTGCTAAGGTTTTAGTTATCAGTCGCAGTTTTCAGTCTCAGTGGCAGTAAGTTTGAAACCGAGACTGAAAAACTGAGACTGAAAACTATTTTTTAATCTCTGGCAAAAGAAAATATTAAAAGGGGCTAAGGTTCTGAGGTGCTAAGTCACTAAGGTTTTAAGTTTTAATATTCGCCACGAATTCACGAACTATTCTAAGTATAATTCGTGAATTCGTGGCGAAATCATTTACCCGAATAATTGTCTTTTATTAATCGTTAGTTTGGCAGTACGTTTTAAAAAGAGGTTAAGGTCTTGCGACTGAAAACTGCGACTGAAAACTATTTTTTAATCTCTGGCAAAAGAAAAAAAATAATAATAGCTTTGCGCAACAAGAAGCAAGAAAAGAGAATGAGTCTATATTCTTTTCTCTTGCTTCTTTTTTCTTTAAAAAAAATGGAATCAGACAAAAAACTTCTCATCAAATTAGCCCATACCAAAATGCCTTTCGGAAAATACGAAGGTTACTTTTTAATTGATTTACCCGAATATTATGTCGTTTGGTATCAAAACAAAGGATTTCCAAAAGGAGAATTGGGACAACAGTTGCAACTTATATATGAGTTAAAGCTGAATGGACTGGAAGAACTGATTCGAAATATTAAAAAACAATATCCAAAACCTATTAAATAGTTGGGAAATAAGCCAGTATTTTTAAATCAATAAATACAGAAAAAGCAGGTTAATTTAATTGTTGATAACTTAGGTCGGTAAGTTACAGTTTGTGTAAGTCGTTTTCTATTTTTGTCAGAACTAACAAAAACAATTTTTTATGGAAAACAATTCACCTTCTTCAAATGCTGGTCAGTCATTAGGTATTATCGCTTTAATTTTTGGTATTATCGGTGTATTAGCAGCATTTATTCCTTGCTTTGGTTTTATTGCAGTTTTATTTGGAATTCTTGCAATAGTATTTGGAGCAATTGCTTTAAACCAGGCAAAAAAAGAAAATGCCTCAACTTCTTTACCAAAAGCCGGATTATATCTGGGAATTGCAGCAACAGTTTTTGTTATTATCTGGATTGCTGTTTTTGTTGGTTCAATAGGTTCTCTTGCTTTAGAACATAAAGATGAAATTAAAAGAGCTTTAGATTCTGCTAAAGTGGAACAAATAAAAACAGATGATTCTTTGAATATAAAAGTACAGGTAGATACTACTACAATAGAGGCTACTGTAAAATAATTTCTTGTATAAATGATGGTTTATCAAGGAATTGATTCTTATAAAAAGATAAACGTAATTTTGATCGTCATAATTATGTTTATCTTTTTTTATTGCTTTTTTCTCCCATATTTAAATTTTGGTTTACGTTCATCCTGCGAAGGATTGCCAGTGGTATATTGTAAAAGTCGAGGACTTACAAGGGCTTTTTCTCAAATACTTCGGTTTCATTTTCGAGAAGCGATTATTTACAATCAATTTAGTGTAAAAATCTTTGGTTTCTTTTTATTTCAGCTGATTGCGAGATTTTTTATCAATGGCATCATTTCTTTTTCCCTATTTAAAATCGTATTAGTCTTTGATATTTCGGTAAGTGCAGTTTCTTTTCTTTTTTGTTTTTATAATTTGATACTTCCATACTAGAAATTAATTAGTTTGTATTTTTAGGCTTTACTTATGGATTTTTAGTTAGTAGTGATAAAAAACACTCATTTTGATAAAATAATTGATTGGTAAAGTATTTAAAATAAAATGTGCTTAAAAAATTAAAAATTATCTCATTCCTGAATTGATAAATTGTCTAATTAAATTTGTACTTTTGCCAAGTTTTTTACACAACTACATACAAACAACAACAGAATGAATCAAACAAAATATATTTTTGTTACAGGCGGTGTGACTTCTTCGTTAGGAAAAGGAATTATCGCGGCATCTTTAGCAAAATTGTTACAAGGAAGAGGATACCGTACAACTATTCAGAAATTTGATCCGTATATCAATGTCGATCCGGGTACGTTGAATCCATACGAGCACGGAGAATGTTATGTAACGGATGATGGTGCTGAAACAGATTTAGATTTAGGTCATTACGAGCGTTTTTTGAACGTTCCTACCTCTCAGGCGAATAACGTTACAACTGGAAGAGTATATCTTTCTGTAATCGAAAAAGAAAGAAGAGGAGAGTTTTTAGGAAAAACAGTTCAGGTAGTTCC
It includes:
- a CDS encoding sugar-binding protein; the encoded protein is MKEYQVVLQDKSQEKEVQNPIVSFWENANCFTDFCSPWKSDPFSKIEFRAFWDLENFFFNFRVFDTQIYIDQKDDSFDSIGNSDRVELFFRSNESLDPYYCLEMDTAGRLMDFRARPNKEFDFDWKWPKTDFEIKTSKDEISFTVEGRISIKSLEELNLIHNNTIEAGVFRAKFLENENREYEPTWISWVNPNTETPNFHIASSFGKFILME
- a CDS encoding LacI family DNA-binding transcriptional regulator, which gives rise to MDKKYTIKDIAKMAGVSKGTVDRVLHNRGKVSPTALDKINEVLNVINYEPNLIARNLKNTKVYRICVLLPDPEIDPYWLPCINGIQDAKTEFKAYSVIIETHFFNPESTKSFLSAHDIIIQKSPDAVLIAPLFHKETVEIVKQYDDLNIIVNTFNNQIEGESIKSFVGQDLHKSGRVAASLMNLILTEGQIAIIHIDESLKNAVHMQEKEKGFKSYFDEKKISGFSLTTLKLKHQNVETKFSAFLDENPNLKGIFITTSKAYQIASILSTVKDKKIAIIGYDLVEKNVNFLNQGLVHFLIHQNQKRQAYLGVSTLVEHFLFRKDIPETILLPIDIINVENASFYVS
- a CDS encoding mevalonate kinase family protein; the encoded protein is MKKITSLAPGRTCLFGDHQDYLGLPVIACAIDRNIQLIAEQNLTQTFVLNMIDINEIRTIDIDATFDKLEPRDYFASSLRVLRRYGCVPNVGYDITITGDIPINSGTSSSSALLMAWIRFLIDAYGIDREVTPEFISKLGYESEVLEHGEPGGMMDHFSIGVGNIVYINTKDPFSYKVIGTSLKGLITGVSGVPKETIGLLGELKGNALISIDIVKQNFPDFDLHASKIEDLDRYRNCLPDRLIPFFEAALKNYHYTKEALKEFEKPVLDLKKIGGLMNQHHEVLRDLLKITVPRIDAMVNAALRAGAYGAKIVGSGGGGSIVVIANPEKEDLVIEAILEAGAQEAYAVAVDPGVRVIENVEV
- a CDS encoding sugar phosphate nucleotidyltransferase, yielding MHNNLVILAGGASSRMKKEAISNNLSAEEIAQANERSKGLIGVGASGRPLLDYLLLNAKKAGYKNIYIIIGEQGELFKEFYGSQNTDNDFHGLTISFAVQYIPEGRVKPFGTADALFQAVEQFPELNTQQYSVCNSDNLYSAAALLALRETNSPNAFIAYDREALEFPSERISRFAIAKLDQNNQLLDILEKPSADVLADYKDVEGKIRVSMNAFKFNGSTLYTHLKNCPVHPERDEKELPTVLLNAVKENPNTTIGIPFSEHVPDLTAKEDIADVKEYLKQYYPVLDWSI
- a CDS encoding sugar MFS transporter, whose product is MSKIETAIHIEKRSSIIPMIILTALFFILGFVTWLNGPLIPFFELACELSSSQAYFVTFAFYIAYFVMAVPSSWVIEKVGYKNGISLGLLIIAAGAFMFYPAAESRTFLLFLIALFVMGTGLAILQTASNPYVVVIGPRESAAARISVLGIANKLAGFVAPLLLTALVLSNMQEFTADKIAVLDAVSKTNALNSLALQLQRPYLYMGLIIMVLALLVKLSPLPEIDLDEEGNVAHLSIFKQIRNAFRRPQLVLGVITLMLYLAAEVLAGDSIGGFGKQLGVYGVEGNFYLKLTSFTMSAMVVGYILGITLIPKYLSQVTALKGSGVLGVILVLAIVLISPKIMIQLPGIPNLPVVILLVALLGLANALCWPAIWPMALEDLGGYTKIGSAILIMGIIGGAIFPLFYGMITENINAANTANGTVGVSKSGNQIAYLMLLPSYLMILFYAVKGHKYRKW
- the nagB gene encoding glucosamine-6-phosphate deaminase; amino-acid sequence: MLKSKIDKATGFEKRFENINTVVFENSGDASKEVAQEIAALIQSKQKENKPCILGLATGSSPKGLYAELVRLHKEEGLSFKNVISFNLDEYYPMEPNSINSYVRFMKELLFDHVDILPENYHVPDGLLTKEQIADYCHDYEAKIEALGGIDLQILGIGGNGHIGFNESGSLQNSKTRLVALDHITRVAASKDFFGLSNTPRTAITLGVKKIMEAKQVILLAWGEGKSNIVKKSVEDEVTNRVPASFLQEHNNAVFVLDKEASSKLTRINKPWLVEKVVWTDKLTRKAVLGLALQLKKPILMLTDADYIENGMSDLLADSGPAYDINIKIFNKLQNTITGWPGGKPNAEDTNRPERAEPAKKRVLIFSPHPDDDIISMGGTFMRLQEQGHEVHVAYQTSGNIAVADDEALRFARFVIDYNEKFGIKSEEADHIYQKAATFLINKKNSEIDIPEVRYIKGLIRKGEARATSHFVGLSDDQIHFMELPFYETGTIEKKPIGKEDIQLTMDLIEKIKPHQIYAAGDLADPHGTHKVCLDAIFEAVKALKPKSFMDDCWLWLYRGAWQEWGIDEVEMAVPMSPDQVLAKRHGIFKHQSQKDGVVFQGTDAREFWQRAEDRNAETAALYQQLGLATYAAMEAFVRWHY
- a CDS encoding DUF3820 family protein, coding for MESDKKLLIKLAHTKMPFGKYEGYFLIDLPEYYVVWYQNKGFPKGELGQQLQLIYELKLNGLEELIRNIKKQYPKPIK
- a CDS encoding DUF4190 domain-containing protein: MENNSPSSNAGQSLGIIALIFGIIGVLAAFIPCFGFIAVLFGILAIVFGAIALNQAKKENASTSLPKAGLYLGIAATVFVIIWIAVFVGSIGSLALEHKDEIKRALDSAKVEQIKTDDSLNIKVQVDTTTIEATVK